A region from the Pseudomonas promysalinigenes genome encodes:
- the gltB gene encoding glutamate synthase large subunit — MKTGLYHPEEFKDNCGFGLIAHMTGEPSHHLLQTAMQALTCMTHRGGINADGKTGDGCGLLMQKPDQFLRAVAQEHFSAELPRQYAVGMVFFNQDPVKAEAARANMDREIVAAGLKLVGWRKVPIDTSVLGRLALERLPQIEQVFIGGEGLSDQEFAIKLFSARRRSSVANAHDADHYICSFSHKTIIYKGLMMPRDLAAFYPDLGDERLQTAICVFHQRFSTNTLPKWPLAQPFRFLAHNGEINTITGNRNWAMARRTKFANDLIPDLEELGPLVNRVGSDSSSMDNMLELMVTGGIDLFRGVRMLVPPAWQNVETMDADLRAFYEYNSMHMEPWDGPAGIVMTEGRHAVCLLDRNGLRPARWVTTKNGYITLASEIGVWDYKPEDVIAKGRVGPGQIFAVDTETGQILDTDAIDNRLKSRHPYKRWLRQHALRIQASLTDDQGVASYDADQLKQYMKMFQVTFEERDQVLRPLGEQGQEAVGSMGDDTPMAVLSQRVRSPYDFFRQQFAQVTNPPIDPLREAIVMSLEICLGAERNIFQESPEHASRVILSSPVISPAKWRSLMNLEREGFDRQLIDLNYDESVGLEAAIRNIADQAEEAVRGGKTQLVLSDRYIAPGKLPVHASLAVGAVHHRLTEQGLRCDSNILVETATARDPHHFAVLLGFGASAVYPYLAYEVLADLIRTGEVLGDLDEVFKYYRKGISKGLLKILSKMGISTIASYRGAQLFEAVGLAEEVVGLSFKGVSSRIKGARFVDLEGDQKLLAAEAWSARKPIQQGGLLKFVHGGEYHAYNPDVVNTLQAAVQQGDYAKFKEYTTLVDQRPVSMIRDLLKVKVADQALPLDQIEPLEAILKRFDSAGISLGALSPEAHEALAEAMNRLGARSNSGEGGEDPSRYGTIKSSKIKQVATGRFGVTPEYLVNAEVLQIKVAQGAKPGEGGQLPGGKVNGLIAKLRYAVPGVTLISPPPHHDIYSIEDLAQLIYDLKQVNPQALVSVKLVAEAGVGTIAAGVAKAYADLITISGYDGGTGASPLTSIKYAGAPWELGLAETHQTLRGNDLRGKVRVQTDGGLKTGLDVIKAAILGAESFGFGTAPMIALGCKYLRICHLNNCATGVATQNEKLRKDHYIGTVDMVINFFTFVAEETREWLAKLGVRSLGELIGRTDLLEVLPGDTERQQYLDLTPLLGSSHIPADKPQFCEVDKNPPFDKGELAEKMVEMALPSIRDQAGGEFSLDICNCDRSIGARVSGEIAKLYGNQGMADKPVTFRFKGTAGQSFGVWNAGGLNLHLEGDANDYVGKGMTGGKLTIVPPAGSPFATQHSAIVGNTCLYGATGGKLFAAGTAGERFAVRNSGAHAVVEGTGDHCCEYMTGGFVCVLGKTGYNFGSGMTGGFAYVLDMDNSFVDKLNHELVEIQRISGEAMEAYRSHLARVLGEYVEETGSEWGRELFENLDDYVRRFWLVKPKAANLKQLLSSTRANPQ; from the coding sequence ATGAAAACAGGTCTGTACCATCCCGAAGAATTCAAGGACAACTGTGGTTTCGGCCTGATTGCCCATATGACGGGCGAACCGAGCCACCACCTTCTGCAAACGGCTATGCAGGCACTGACCTGCATGACCCACCGCGGCGGCATCAACGCTGACGGCAAGACCGGTGACGGTTGTGGTCTGCTCATGCAGAAGCCTGATCAATTCCTGCGTGCCGTGGCCCAGGAGCACTTCAGCGCCGAGCTGCCCAGGCAGTATGCCGTCGGTATGGTGTTCTTCAACCAGGACCCGGTCAAAGCCGAAGCTGCCCGCGCCAACATGGACCGCGAAATCGTCGCTGCCGGCCTGAAGCTGGTCGGTTGGCGCAAGGTGCCGATCGACACCAGCGTGCTCGGCCGCCTCGCCTTGGAGCGCCTGCCGCAGATCGAGCAGGTGTTCATCGGCGGTGAAGGCCTGAGCGATCAGGAATTCGCCATCAAGCTGTTCAGTGCTCGTCGCCGCTCGTCCGTGGCCAACGCCCACGACGCCGACCACTACATTTGCAGCTTCTCGCACAAGACCATCATCTACAAAGGCCTGATGATGCCGCGCGATCTCGCGGCGTTTTACCCAGACCTGGGTGACGAGCGCCTGCAAACCGCGATCTGCGTGTTCCACCAGCGCTTCTCCACCAATACCCTGCCGAAATGGCCGCTGGCGCAGCCGTTCCGCTTCCTCGCCCATAACGGCGAAATCAACACCATCACCGGCAACCGCAACTGGGCCATGGCCCGTCGCACCAAGTTCGCCAACGACCTGATCCCCGATCTGGAAGAGTTGGGCCCGCTGGTCAACCGCGTCGGCTCCGACTCGTCGAGCATGGACAACATGCTCGAACTGATGGTCACAGGCGGCATCGATCTGTTCCGTGGCGTGCGCATGCTGGTACCGCCAGCTTGGCAGAACGTTGAGACCATGGACGCCGACCTGCGCGCCTTCTACGAGTACAACTCCATGCACATGGAGCCGTGGGATGGCCCGGCCGGTATCGTCATGACCGAAGGCCGCCATGCGGTGTGCCTGCTCGACCGCAACGGCTTGCGTCCTGCACGCTGGGTAACCACCAAAAATGGCTACATCACCCTGGCGTCGGAAATTGGCGTATGGGACTACAAGCCTGAAGACGTCATCGCCAAAGGCCGTGTCGGCCCAGGGCAGATCTTCGCTGTCGACACCGAAACTGGCCAGATTCTCGACACCGATGCCATCGACAACCGCTTGAAGTCGCGTCACCCCTACAAGCGTTGGCTGCGCCAGCACGCCCTGCGCATTCAGGCCAGCTTGACCGACGACCAGGGCGTGGCCAGCTATGACGCTGACCAGCTCAAGCAGTACATGAAAATGTTCCAGGTCACCTTCGAAGAACGTGATCAAGTGCTGCGTCCGCTCGGTGAGCAGGGGCAGGAAGCGGTCGGTTCGATGGGTGACGATACGCCGATGGCGGTGCTGTCCCAGCGTGTGCGTTCGCCGTATGACTTCTTCCGTCAGCAGTTCGCCCAGGTGACCAACCCGCCGATCGACCCGCTGCGCGAAGCGATCGTCATGTCCCTGGAAATCTGCCTGGGCGCCGAGCGCAACATTTTCCAAGAGTCCCCGGAGCACGCATCTCGGGTGATCCTCAGCTCGCCAGTCATCTCGCCCGCCAAATGGCGTTCGCTGATGAACCTGGAGCGCGAAGGCTTCGACCGCCAACTGATCGACCTCAACTACGACGAGAGCGTCGGCCTGGAAGCGGCCATCCGCAACATTGCCGACCAAGCCGAAGAAGCCGTGCGTGGCGGTAAGACCCAGCTGGTGCTGAGCGACCGCTACATCGCACCTGGCAAGCTGCCGGTGCATGCATCGCTGGCCGTGGGGGCCGTGCACCACCGCCTGACCGAGCAGGGCCTGCGTTGCGACAGCAACATCCTGGTCGAAACCGCCACTGCCCGCGACCCGCATCACTTCGCCGTGCTGCTGGGCTTCGGCGCCTCGGCCGTGTACCCGTACCTGGCCTACGAAGTGCTGGCCGACCTGATCCGTACCGGTGAAGTGCTGGGTGACCTCGACGAAGTCTTCAAGTACTACCGCAAAGGCATCTCCAAAGGCCTGTTGAAGATCCTTTCGAAGATGGGGATCTCCACCATTGCCTCGTATCGTGGCGCACAGTTGTTCGAAGCCGTTGGCTTGGCCGAGGAAGTGGTTGGCCTGAGCTTCAAGGGCGTCTCCAGCCGCATCAAGGGTGCGCGCTTCGTCGATCTGGAAGGCGACCAGAAGCTGCTGGCCGCCGAAGCCTGGAGTGCCCGTAAGCCAATCCAGCAAGGTGGCCTGCTGAAGTTCGTCCACGGTGGCGAATATCACGCCTACAACCCTGACGTGGTCAACACCCTGCAAGCTGCTGTGCAGCAGGGCGACTACGCCAAGTTCAAGGAATACACGACGCTGGTGGACCAGCGCCCGGTATCGATGATCCGCGACCTGTTGAAAGTGAAAGTGGCCGACCAGGCCCTGCCGCTGGATCAGATCGAGCCGTTGGAGGCCATCCTCAAGCGCTTCGACTCCGCCGGTATCTCGCTGGGTGCACTGTCGCCAGAGGCTCACGAGGCCCTGGCCGAGGCGATGAACCGCCTGGGCGCGCGCTCCAACTCCGGTGAGGGCGGTGAAGACCCGTCGCGCTATGGCACCATCAAGAGCTCGAAGATCAAGCAGGTCGCCACTGGCCGCTTTGGCGTGACCCCAGAGTATCTGGTCAATGCCGAGGTACTGCAGATCAAGGTCGCCCAGGGCGCCAAGCCCGGTGAGGGTGGCCAGCTGCCAGGCGGCAAGGTCAACGGCCTGATCGCCAAGCTGCGTTATGCCGTGCCGGGTGTGACCCTGATTTCGCCTCCGCCGCACCACGACATCTACTCCATCGAAGACTTGGCCCAGCTGATCTATGACCTCAAGCAGGTCAACCCGCAGGCCCTGGTTTCGGTGAAACTGGTGGCCGAAGCCGGTGTTGGCACGATCGCCGCGGGCGTGGCCAAGGCTTACGCCGACCTGATCACCATCTCTGGTTACGACGGTGGCACCGGCGCCTCGCCGCTGACCTCGATCAAGTACGCCGGCGCCCCGTGGGAACTGGGCCTGGCCGAAACCCACCAGACCCTGCGCGGCAACGACCTGCGCGGCAAGGTGCGGGTACAGACCGACGGCGGCCTGAAGACCGGTCTGGACGTGATCAAAGCGGCCATCCTCGGCGCCGAAAGCTTCGGCTTTGGTACCGCACCGATGATCGCCCTGGGCTGCAAATATCTGCGCATCTGTCACCTGAACAATTGCGCCACTGGCGTAGCTACGCAAAATGAAAAGCTGCGCAAGGATCACTACATCGGCACCGTCGACATGGTGATCAACTTCTTCACCTTCGTTGCTGAAGAAACCCGTGAATGGCTGGCCAAATTGGGCGTTCGCAGCCTCGGCGAGCTGATTGGTCGCACCGACCTGCTTGAAGTGCTGCCAGGCGACACCGAGCGCCAGCAGTACCTGGACCTGACGCCCCTGCTGGGCAGCTCGCACATTCCGGCCGACAAGCCGCAGTTCTGCGAAGTCGACAAGAACCCGCCGTTCGACAAAGGCGAGCTGGCTGAAAAAATGGTCGAGATGGCCCTGCCGTCGATCCGCGACCAGGCCGGCGGCGAGTTCAGCCTCGATATCTGCAACTGCGACCGCTCCATCGGTGCGCGAGTTTCCGGTGAAATTGCCAAGCTCTACGGCAACCAGGGCATGGCCGACAAGCCGGTCACCTTCCGCTTCAAAGGTACTGCCGGTCAAAGCTTCGGCGTGTGGAACGCCGGCGGCCTGAACCTGCACCTGGAAGGCGACGCCAACGATTACGTCGGCAAAGGCATGACCGGGGGCAAGCTGACCATCGTGCCGCCAGCTGGCAGCCCGTTCGCCACCCAGCATAGCGCCATCGTCGGTAACACCTGCCTGTACGGCGCAACCGGCGGCAAGCTGTTTGCCGCTGGCACTGCGGGCGAGCGCTTCGCTGTACGTAACTCCGGCGCCCACGCTGTTGTCGAGGGTACTGGCGATCACTGCTGTGAATACATGACCGGCGGCTTTGTCTGCGTTCTGGGCAAGACCGGTTACAACTTCGGTTCTG
- a CDS encoding AAA family ATPase — translation MTSLHADEAFLEHYQLSHDPFAPRVPGFKFFPAQRKPVLGQLHHLARYSQLMLVVTGPVGSGKTLLRQALVASTNKQSVQSVVVSARGASDAASVLGQVAQTLEVPQPEMQAILNKVVQLALTGQEVYLLVDDAEQLDESALQALLELAAGLPEGRPHVFLFGEPSLIAGLDEIQIEEERFHVIELAPYSEEETREYLEQRLEGAGRGIEVFTREQLVDIHENSDGWPGNINQVARDTLIEAMIASRTTVKRPAMGFKMPKKHVLALSAVVVVAVGAAVLMPKKSDKAPAEAPVAQAQLPLGEGKQGAEQANNGSPAIEFSGQSQPMPLPLVGQSQPVMREPLAEAAGMGDGDEGGPAGNTALQPGNPPTVTTIAPPQGVPAGPAPSMAQATAPTQPAAPASKPAASQPVKPVAPTKPAPTQVATAKPAAKAAEKPAAGGTGNSGWYSGQKPGNYVVQILGTSSEASAQAFVKAQGGDYRYFKKTLQGKPLYVVTYGNFANRDAAVAAIKNLPAKVQAGKPWPRTVASVQQELASAR, via the coding sequence ATGACCAGTTTGCATGCCGATGAGGCGTTCCTCGAACATTACCAGTTGAGCCACGATCCGTTCGCGCCGCGTGTGCCCGGCTTCAAGTTTTTCCCCGCCCAGCGCAAGCCGGTGTTGGGCCAGTTGCATCACCTGGCCCGCTACAGCCAGTTGATGCTGGTGGTCACAGGCCCCGTGGGCAGCGGTAAGACCCTGCTGCGCCAAGCCCTGGTGGCCAGTACCAACAAGCAGTCGGTACAGAGCGTGGTGGTATCGGCCCGCGGCGCCAGCGACGCTGCCAGCGTGCTGGGGCAGGTGGCGCAGACGCTGGAAGTGCCGCAGCCTGAAATGCAGGCGATCTTGAACAAGGTCGTGCAACTGGCGCTAACCGGGCAGGAAGTCTATCTGCTGGTGGACGATGCGGAACAACTCGACGAGTCGGCACTCCAAGCGTTGCTGGAACTGGCGGCAGGGCTCCCGGAAGGGCGCCCGCACGTGTTCCTGTTCGGCGAGCCCTCGCTGATTGCCGGGTTGGATGAGATCCAGATCGAGGAAGAGCGCTTCCACGTCATCGAACTTGCCCCCTACAGCGAGGAAGAAACCCGCGAGTACCTTGAACAACGCCTGGAAGGTGCTGGCCGGGGTATCGAGGTGTTCACCCGTGAACAGCTTGTCGATATTCATGAAAACTCCGACGGGTGGCCTGGCAACATCAATCAGGTCGCCCGCGATACTCTGATCGAAGCCATGATCGCCAGCCGTACCACGGTCAAGCGACCAGCCATGGGGTTCAAAATGCCTAAGAAACACGTACTTGCGCTTTCCGCAGTAGTCGTGGTCGCCGTAGGCGCTGCGGTGCTGATGCCCAAAAAGAGCGACAAGGCCCCTGCCGAGGCGCCTGTGGCCCAGGCCCAGCTGCCATTGGGCGAGGGCAAGCAAGGCGCTGAGCAAGCCAACAATGGCAGCCCGGCCATCGAATTTTCCGGCCAGTCGCAGCCGATGCCGCTGCCACTGGTCGGCCAGTCCCAGCCGGTCATGCGCGAACCGCTGGCCGAGGCTGCGGGTATGGGTGATGGGGACGAAGGCGGCCCTGCCGGCAATACCGCTTTGCAGCCTGGCAATCCGCCTACAGTAACCACTATCGCGCCTCCTCAAGGTGTACCTGCCGGTCCCGCACCGAGCATGGCCCAGGCCACTGCTCCCACGCAGCCTGCTGCGCCTGCGTCCAAGCCAGCGGCGTCTCAGCCGGTCAAGCCGGTTGCGCCAACCAAGCCAGCGCCTACTCAAGTCGCCACCGCCAAGCCAGCCGCCAAGGCCGCGGAAAAGCCTGCCGCTGGCGGTACCGGGAACAGTGGTTGGTATTCGGGTCAGAAACCAGGCAACTATGTGGTGCAGATCCTAGGTACCAGCTCTGAGGCTTCGGCCCAGGCCTTCGTAAAAGCGCAGGGTGGCGACTATCGCTACTTCAAGAAAACCCTGCAGGGCAAACCGCTTTACGTGGTCACCTACGGCAACTTTGCCAATCGCGACGCTGCGGTCGCGGCAATCAAGAACTTGCCAGCGAAGGTCCAGGCTGGTAAACCTTGGCCACGAACCGTCGCCAGCGTCCAACAAGAGCTGGCCTCGGCCCGCTGA
- the aroB gene encoding 3-dehydroquinate synthase: MQTLKVDLGERSYPIYIGEGLLDQAELLAPHIRGRQVAIVSNETVAPLYLDRLSKTLGAYSVVSVILPDGEAHKNWQTLQLIFDGLLTARHDRRTTVVALGGGVIGDMAGFAAACYQRGVDFIQVPTTLLSQVDSSVGGKTGINHPLGKNMVGAFYQPNAVLIDTTSLKTLPGRELSAGLAEVIKYGLICDKPFLAWLEDNMQALRALEPAALTEAIRRSCAAKAAVVGADERESGVRATLNLGHTFGHAIETHMGYGVWLHGEAVAAGTVMALEMSMRLGWIDQAERDRAIRLLQDAGLPVVPPEEMTPAHFMEHMAVDKKVLDGRLRLVLLRQLGEAVITDDYPKEILQATLSADYRAIVAQL, encoded by the coding sequence ATGCAGACACTTAAGGTCGATCTCGGTGAGCGTAGCTACCCGATCTACATTGGCGAAGGCCTGTTGGACCAGGCCGAACTGCTGGCGCCGCATATCCGCGGGCGCCAGGTCGCCATCGTTTCAAATGAAACCGTCGCGCCTCTGTATCTCGACCGCCTGAGCAAAACCCTTGGCGCCTATTCGGTAGTGTCAGTGATCCTGCCGGACGGCGAAGCACACAAGAATTGGCAAACCCTGCAACTGATCTTCGATGGCCTGCTGACTGCGCGGCATGACCGCCGTACTACTGTGGTGGCGCTCGGCGGCGGCGTGATCGGCGACATGGCCGGCTTCGCAGCGGCCTGCTATCAGCGGGGGGTCGACTTCATCCAGGTGCCGACCACTCTGCTGTCACAGGTCGACTCTTCGGTCGGCGGCAAGACCGGTATAAACCACCCCCTGGGCAAGAACATGGTCGGGGCTTTCTATCAGCCTAACGCCGTGCTGATCGATACCACCAGCCTCAAGACCTTGCCTGGGCGCGAGCTTTCGGCAGGCCTGGCTGAAGTCATCAAGTACGGGCTGATCTGCGACAAGCCCTTTTTGGCCTGGCTCGAAGACAATATGCAGGCACTGCGTGCCCTCGAGCCCGCAGCTCTGACCGAGGCGATCCGCCGCTCGTGCGCGGCCAAGGCCGCAGTGGTCGGTGCCGACGAGCGTGAGTCCGGTGTGCGTGCCACGCTCAATCTCGGGCACACCTTCGGCCACGCCATCGAAACCCACATGGGTTACGGAGTGTGGCTGCATGGTGAGGCCGTAGCCGCAGGCACGGTCATGGCCCTGGAGATGTCCATGCGCCTGGGTTGGATCGACCAGGCCGAACGTGATCGCGCAATACGCCTGTTGCAGGATGCAGGTTTGCCGGTGGTGCCACCAGAGGAAATGACCCCGGCGCATTTCATGGAGCATATGGCGGTCGACAAGAAGGTGCTCGATGGTCGCTTGCGGCTGGTGCTGCTGCGCCAGCTGGGGGAGGCCGTGATCACCGACGACTATCCGAAAGAGATTCTTCAGGCCACGCTGTCGGCGGATTACCGCGCGATCGTGGCCCAGCTTTGA
- the aroK gene encoding shikimate kinase AroK, giving the protein MRNLILVGPMGAGKSTIGRLLAKELRLLFKDSDKEIELRTGANIPWIFDKEGEPGFRDREQAMIAELCALDGVVVATGGGAVMRAENRQALHAGGRVIYLHASVEQQVGRTARDRNRPLLRTANPEATLRGLLEARDPLYREIADLVVETDERPPRMVVLDILERLQQLPPR; this is encoded by the coding sequence GTGCGAAATTTGATACTTGTAGGGCCCATGGGTGCTGGTAAAAGCACCATCGGGCGCCTGTTGGCCAAAGAGCTGCGCCTGCTGTTCAAGGATTCCGACAAGGAAATCGAACTGCGAACCGGCGCCAACATCCCGTGGATCTTCGACAAAGAAGGCGAGCCGGGCTTTCGTGACCGTGAGCAGGCGATGATCGCCGAATTGTGCGCGCTCGATGGCGTCGTCGTGGCCACCGGCGGCGGCGCGGTCATGCGCGCGGAAAACCGTCAAGCACTGCACGCGGGCGGGCGAGTCATCTACCTGCATGCTTCGGTGGAGCAGCAGGTGGGGCGTACCGCACGCGATCGCAATCGCCCACTGCTGCGCACAGCGAACCCGGAGGCCACCTTGCGCGGCTTGCTCGAGGCTCGCGACCCGCTCTATCGCGAAATTGCCGATCTGGTGGTGGAAACCGACGAACGGCCGCCACGCATGGTAGTGCTCGATATCCTCGAGCGCCTGCAGCAGTTGCCGCCCCGTTAA
- a CDS encoding type IV pilus secretin PilQ, which yields MRLSKWLVVGLMASQACLAAPFRGEAITLNFQDVEVRSVLQVLADYAGINLVASDTVQGNITLRLHDVPWDQALDLVLHSKGLARREQGNVLLVAPAAELAEQSRGARIKQELDAQMEPLRRELLPIHHAKASDLAELLLATLADDGILTGRGSLSVDTRTNTLVAHQPAERLAELRQLVAQLDVPVQQVEIEARIVEANVDYEKGLGVRWGRQLYGDAPLLGKDLFVDLGMDRAAAGIGVGLLRGGVLLDLELSAMEKSGNGEIISQPKVVTADKETARILKGTEVPYQETSKSGATSVAFREASLSLEVTPQITPDGNVIMTVKVTKDEPDFVNALNDVPPIRKNEVNAKVRVANGETIVIGGVYSTAQNNVVDKVPFFGDLPYVGRLFRRDALQEKKSELLVFLTPRIMSDQAIAVSR from the coding sequence ATGAGGCTGTCGAAATGGCTAGTGGTGGGCTTGATGGCCAGTCAGGCGTGTCTGGCAGCGCCCTTTCGGGGTGAGGCCATAACCCTGAACTTCCAGGATGTGGAGGTGCGCTCAGTGCTTCAGGTGCTGGCTGACTATGCCGGGATCAACTTGGTGGCCAGTGACACCGTGCAAGGCAATATCACCTTGCGGCTACATGATGTGCCCTGGGATCAAGCGCTGGATTTGGTGTTGCACAGCAAGGGTCTGGCGCGACGTGAGCAGGGCAATGTGTTGTTGGTCGCGCCCGCCGCAGAGTTGGCCGAGCAGTCTCGCGGTGCCCGTATCAAACAGGAGCTGGACGCACAAATGGAGCCTTTGCGGCGTGAGCTGCTACCGATTCATCACGCCAAGGCCTCGGACCTTGCCGAGTTGCTCCTGGCGACGCTCGCCGATGACGGTATTTTGACCGGCCGTGGCAGTCTGAGTGTCGATACGCGCACCAACACCCTGGTAGCGCACCAGCCGGCTGAGCGCCTGGCCGAGTTGCGCCAGTTGGTCGCACAGCTTGATGTACCGGTCCAGCAGGTGGAAATCGAGGCGCGTATCGTGGAGGCCAATGTCGATTACGAAAAAGGCCTGGGGGTGCGCTGGGGGCGGCAGTTATACGGGGATGCACCACTGTTGGGCAAGGACCTGTTCGTCGACCTGGGCATGGACCGGGCCGCAGCTGGCATTGGCGTAGGGTTGTTGCGCGGCGGTGTGCTGCTGGACCTGGAGCTCAGCGCGATGGAGAAAAGCGGCAACGGCGAAATCATTTCCCAGCCCAAGGTGGTTACGGCTGACAAGGAAACCGCCAGGATTCTCAAAGGCACCGAAGTGCCCTACCAGGAAACCAGCAAAAGCGGGGCGACCTCGGTAGCCTTTCGCGAAGCCTCGCTGTCACTGGAAGTTACTCCACAGATCACGCCGGACGGCAATGTCATCATGACGGTCAAAGTGACCAAGGATGAGCCCGATTTCGTCAATGCTCTCAACGACGTACCACCGATTCGCAAGAACGAAGTCAATGCCAAGGTTCGGGTAGCGAATGGGGAGACCATCGTCATCGGTGGCGTTTACTCGACCGCGCAAAACAATGTGGTCGACAAGGTGCCATTTTTCGGCGATCTGCCGTATGTTGGGCGGCTATTTCGACGCGATGCATTACAAGAGAAAAAATCCGAGCTGCTGGTCTTCCTGACTCCGCGTATCATGAGTGACCAGGCGATTGCTGTGAGTCGTTGA
- a CDS encoding pilus assembly protein PilP yields MNLLRGGELLALIERLPLARSALPGILCIVVFGFGCLLLLPQWLQREEVARARYVGLLEDQQAAIGEVKALGQLRENYEAELMQLQDARWRLAAGAGMSDLLDQLAASGHAHGLHFEQLDVGEEVKRPGYWQTPVDIRVVGGYAGLRVWLDDWLGQVRLLRAETMRLEPTEDRPGLLSLGMRVYVYQADGSVPQPPSLADVPARGQMQPVSLDPFSSSPARVVRAGLAGVALTQLQMVGSLQRGEQSEALVLSAGRVYRVRPGDRLGREGGVVVQVGERQFEVRERLFVGGVWRERTVTLKLRKSMKTEATEGDDEAVEMASGGLDGQSGVSGSALSG; encoded by the coding sequence ATGAACCTGTTGCGCGGTGGAGAGTTGCTGGCATTGATAGAGCGCTTGCCACTGGCTCGCAGTGCGCTACCGGGCATTTTGTGCATTGTTGTGTTCGGTTTTGGGTGCTTGCTTCTTCTACCTCAATGGCTACAGCGTGAGGAGGTGGCACGTGCTCGGTATGTGGGGCTGCTGGAAGACCAACAAGCTGCAATTGGCGAGGTGAAGGCGCTCGGGCAACTTCGTGAAAACTACGAGGCTGAGCTGATGCAGTTGCAGGATGCTCGCTGGCGCCTGGCTGCCGGCGCAGGCATGAGCGATTTGCTGGATCAGTTGGCCGCTTCAGGGCATGCCCATGGCCTGCACTTCGAGCAACTGGATGTGGGCGAGGAGGTCAAGCGACCTGGCTACTGGCAGACGCCTGTGGATATACGCGTAGTTGGGGGGTATGCAGGGCTTCGAGTGTGGCTGGACGACTGGCTTGGCCAGGTTCGCCTGCTGCGTGCCGAGACGATGCGGCTGGAGCCAACGGAGGATCGGCCAGGGCTGTTGAGCCTTGGTATGCGAGTGTATGTCTATCAAGCCGACGGCTCCGTACCACAGCCGCCATCACTGGCCGATGTGCCTGCTCGCGGTCAGATGCAACCTGTGAGCCTGGATCCGTTTTCTTCCTCGCCGGCTCGTGTAGTGCGCGCAGGGCTTGCCGGTGTTGCGCTGACACAGCTGCAGATGGTCGGCAGCCTGCAGCGCGGTGAGCAGAGCGAAGCGCTTGTGTTGTCGGCTGGGCGTGTGTACCGCGTTCGCCCAGGGGACCGGCTGGGGCGCGAGGGAGGGGTAGTGGTGCAGGTTGGCGAACGGCAATTCGAGGTCCGCGAGCGTCTGTTCGTAGGAGGCGTGTGGCGAGAGCGCACGGTAACGCTGAAGCTCAGGAAGAGCATGAAAACTGAGGCCACGGAGGGCGACGATGAGGCTGTCGAAATGGCTAGTGGTGGGCTTGATGGCCAGTCAGGCGTGTCTGGCAGCGCCCTTTCGGGGTGA
- a CDS encoding PilN domain-containing protein: MLRLNLMPWRERQRQAAIQRLRLMLVGAAVLALCAVLLMDQLARQRVRQHAMASHAQQVAIQALQAQLSEHERITQAYADVRNQVAALAGLRTQQGLPSAVFADLERAMPEGARLRHVEMDGSQLRMAGIAASSAVVAQLMRELERSGVLRDLELKHIRQQPGGDEFLLLARVSAVWS, encoded by the coding sequence ATGTTGCGCCTCAATTTGATGCCCTGGCGAGAGCGGCAGCGCCAAGCGGCGATCCAGCGTTTACGCCTGATGTTGGTAGGGGCTGCAGTGTTGGCGCTGTGCGCCGTCCTGTTGATGGACCAATTGGCTCGTCAGCGCGTTCGCCAGCATGCCATGGCCAGCCACGCCCAGCAGGTCGCAATACAGGCACTCCAGGCGCAGCTCTCTGAACACGAACGCATCACCCAGGCTTACGCCGACGTGCGCAATCAGGTTGCGGCCTTGGCAGGCTTGCGTACCCAGCAAGGGCTGCCAAGCGCAGTGTTTGCCGACCTCGAGCGGGCAATGCCGGAGGGCGCTCGTCTGCGCCACGTGGAGATGGACGGCTCGCAATTGCGCATGGCCGGGATAGCTGCCTCCAGCGCTGTAGTGGCGCAGCTGATGCGTGAACTTGAGCGCTCTGGCGTGCTACGCGACCTGGAGCTCAAACACATCAGGCAGCAGCCGGGCGGCGACGAGTTTCTGCTGCTGGCGCGCGTATCGGCAGTCTGGTCATGA